Part of the Vigna radiata var. radiata cultivar VC1973A chromosome 11, Vradiata_ver6, whole genome shotgun sequence genome is shown below.
aaaaaagaaaagaaattgaaattctaAACTTGTAGTTATTACTAATCTTACCTTTGCAACGTCCATGGTGTACTTAATTATCTTTTACAGTTTAACTTGTTTAATTGTTTGTAAAAGTTGCATTAGCAGAAAAACTTGTGGCCATAATCCTTTCCTTTAACCCAACTACCAAGTTTGTCTactttatgatgttttttttttcttgttcttttcccACAGACTTATTTATTTACGCTTGAAGTCACGAATATCAATGGCAATGGAATCTTCCCTAGTTTGATTCCTgcctcttcattttttttttcagtcttTCCCTGAGTGTTTGGAGCACATGCTTTTCCTCCCTTTCCACTCTTATAAATAAGTACACCACTGAAGCAGTGTTCATTCATATTTTAACTCCTTAAATTTCTTCTCTCCATTAGAACCTTTGAGTTTAGCAATGGCACATTTGGCTCGCACTACTTGCTTTCTTTTTGTAGTACTGCTCCTGTCATGTGAACTACTTTGCATAGAAGGAAGGAGTTTGAAACCAACCAGAACCACCAAGTCACCAAAATCTGTCTCCGCCGTCAAGGCAATGAGCACTGCCGTTAACACTACAAAAGGTGTTGTTGCAAAGGCAAGCCAGTTAGAGAGTATAGCTAAGAGTTTGAATGGATATGTTGAAGCTTTTCGACCCACTACTCCCGGCCATAGCCCTGGTGTTGGTCATTCTATTAACAACTAACCAATAACTAACATGCAAATGCAACGGTAATGTATGGTGCAATCCTTATAATGctatttcattttaatgttaGTTAGCTAGGCATATTCTGTGGTCGCAGTAATCCATATACCTTCTAAGTTTAATTAGCTTCTTATATTATGCATGTTTGTATTAATGCAGTTTGTAATAAGCTTTCTCCATGCTGGAGATGATCAAAATTGATATTCTTACGTGTTCTAAAAAGTCATGTTTGTCTACCTGTTTTTCACTTTGAGCAAATAAATCTCATGTTACTACGATcgcaaaattaatttatattcttttaaaatactcaaattCAGTTTTCTGATGGCAGGAATTTTCTGTCTGAaccttataataatatatagaacGATTAACCATGACCTTCTTTTTGTTCCAATAAGTAGCTGCGCTTAGTTTGGTTCGGTGAAATACTGGGAAGCAAAGAAATGGGAGAAGCAAAATGTACATATCTCCATTTGTGTATCGATTTTAAGAATGGTATGAGTGAAATTTCGATACCTGAAAATTTCAACGCAAACATTCTCACATATGCACGTGCTTTGCATGGCACGAGGCTGGATTTCTAGCTATTAATTCTTTGATTAGCTAGTCAACTTTTGGAGTGTGCAATACACCGGCCTACTCGACCTTTTCAACCAATGCTAGTTACTTAgtgtcccttttctttttagacACCTTTATTTTTTGGTTAATATATAACTAGTgcattgacttttttttttattattaatttctaatgggttttaattttaattatgtttttttatttaaacttaaaatctttCTTTAAATGTCAAATCCAAATCTTCTCAAATTAACATAtactttttcgtttttttagtCTTCACATctatataaaaactttaattgaTATCTCCTAtaccatcaataaaaactcaaaCTGAACAAATCTATCATGGTTTATAATTGAATTCCAATATCAATTGTACATGTTAGAaacatctttatttttatttttttacttttatgactttaataattatcaaaaaCTATTTTGAGGGTTGCCAAAACATTTATAACTACCCTACatcatctattttatttttctcgaaatattaaaatacctaATCAATAAAGTTACTTGATAATAGAAATTTCTAAAGGAGGAAACAAACACTATTCTacaaatctaaattaaattattatttaaaaattaattaataatttgatctataaatttaagtatttgatttattttaattttaatatttttttttactcactttagtctttattttcgtaaaaaaaattcaatacaaTAGTTTCCTTAAATTATGATTAACACTATTTCAGAATacatttatcaaaatttgaatcaTGTCTATAAATGTATcatgtcaaaattaaaaaaataaaattaatagaaaatttaataaaatgtgcTAATATCAATTTCGTAAAGtatcacatttattttttaaataataaaaactcaaaaaaaatataaaaccaaaaccaataaaaattaaatatgaaaactaaattattaattactttttatagacaaataaaaaagtatacgtacaaatatataaaaagaatttgttaaactttaatttttagtttttgtatgtcttttccacattcatatcAATGACGTAGCCCACTAATTATTATTTCAGAGTGAATCAATGGCATCAagtgaatcaaattaaaaagaaatatttatttattaaatttcccCCATTCTCCATCATATTAATCATTTCTTTTTCAGCCTCTATTTAtcattcaactttttcttttgtacaaAATCTTGGTACTAGCTAGTGCAATTCTTTTTATTGGAAAAGTATGTTATTTGATCAGCTGATTCATCATCCTCTTGTCTCATCTGCCTAGACTAGGTTACTGTAAGGGTATGCAATATATTACAAACCCTTTCATCGAGAGGAAGGTTGCCtgggaatatatatatatatatatatatatatatatatatatatatatatatattttgaaagagtAAAGATTTTTCATCTATTAGagataatgttaattttatgtatataattgtagataaatcttattttatatataattttgtgaacatgaattggttttaaaataattttttaacgtGATAATAAAGTTAatgatttgttatattttatcttaGCAATTATTAGGGGTGATTAAATCCTAATTCATACTTGAGGAAGCAGACTCTTAAGAATTTAAGAataagtaaaattgaaaaattatgttGTGTATAAGAAAAAAggattcatatatatatatataaagtttttgaaTAAAAAGTTGTGTCATAATGTCTTATATGTTTGTTCTATGACTCATTCATGTCATATATATGTCATAATCTTCGATGACTCATTGATGCTAAATAAGTAATGTGATACTCCTATATATGTTTGTTCCGTGACATATTGATTCTAAATTTTTCAGGTGTATgctatgaaaaaaatatcaatgtcATAATCTATATTTTAGGAAAAATTGATAAAGCTATTACTTATTTGTTATCAACTCCCATAAGAACATGTGAAATGTTTATATCCAAATTGGTTctgtgaaagaaaataaaatagacaaaCTCATCCcattttttagaaagaaaaataatcttataaacgagtatatttaatgataaataatctgtattaatattataattaaaaagtgcAATTATTTATGAACTAATTTGTTTCTTCATCCAGCAAAGGACAGAAATAATTGAGAGAAGTGAAAAAGTAAttctattaaacctaaatttcgAATAACGCTAagaaaaaaagattgattaaaCGAAAGACGGATGAGTTGACATGCAGGGGTCCTATCATTCCATGTTGGTTTGCTGACAATTAATCAACTGTCTCCttccttttatataaataaattgaatttttaaaatataaatatgagtaattttattttatggaaatgaataaaatttaaagttaattttttaatataatatcacaatcattattaatttattttctaaatcaattttgttaagttgatgtaaatttaaagtttgtttttaattaaagacTTAATAAGTTGTTCAAACTcaagtttttgtttaaatttaaattttactatatgTACGTATTATTCACTCTTGATGCGTGAAATATATTTCTGAGTAAAGAAAATGATGCTTTGTAAGATATGTGACAGTTAAAATTATGTATTGTTTCTAAAAATACTAAACAGAAATATTAAGTATGAGATTTGAATTATTATGGGTAATAGGTTTGAAATATAGGGTGGAGTGCAGAAGAAGCAGAGGGAACAGTTTCTGATGTAAACGAAAGAGTGTGTTTTATTCAttatggaaaatatattttttaataattttttatgattatttatgtgacagtttataactattttattttaaatatatgaaacaataaaataataattgtaaaaaagttactaaaatattatatatgtatataagaaCATTGAATTGagtaaatgaaattaattaaagggCTGGTGTTGGAGAACACAGAACCCCATGCAAAAAGATCAAATGTGTCTACAACAGTGCCCTTTCGGTAAGAACCGACCCTTCATATGTATGATGGGACAAGCTCACTGCTACAACCAACAACTTATATGCTACTTCCATCAATACggctaaataataataataataataataataataataataataataataataataataataataaggattaaatatgattttagtttctatactttcagacgattttgattttagttcctctttcaaactaaggtataatttagtcttttaactttagaaaact
Proteins encoded:
- the LOC106776635 gene encoding precursor of CEP7-like, with protein sequence MAHLARTTCFLFVVLLLSCELLCIEGRSLKPTRTTKSPKSVSAVKAMSTAVNTTKGVVAKASQLESIAKSLNGYVEAFRPTTPGHSPGVGHSINN